Proteins from a genomic interval of Phenylobacterium sp. LH3H17:
- a CDS encoding ribose-phosphate pyrophosphokinase: MTGAPSIWSPQDPRPLHLPQRMRLFALGATAELGAAVAGDLGHHLSPLEERSFEDGEHKARPLEAVAGADCYVIHSLHGGPDQSANDKLCRLLFFIGALKDAGAARVTAVAPYLCYSRKDRRTKPFDPLTTRYVAALFEAMGTDALVTLEVHNPAAFENAFRGRGVTLPAAALLLDAAMRFRDEPLCVLSPDPGGVKRAELFREALEARAGKPIGKAFADKHRSAGVVTGDLLVGDVKDATVLLIDDLISTGGTLVRAARAAKQAGARRVIAMAAHGLFMPGAAEALADPAIERVVVTDAVPAFRLEGCAVAGKIEIVACAPLLAEAISRLATDAPLTDLLVY; the protein is encoded by the coding sequence ATGACAGGCGCACCGTCCATCTGGTCGCCCCAGGATCCGCGGCCGCTGCACCTGCCGCAACGGATGCGGCTGTTCGCGCTGGGAGCCACGGCCGAACTCGGCGCCGCTGTCGCCGGCGACCTGGGCCACCACCTCTCGCCGCTTGAGGAACGCAGCTTCGAGGACGGTGAACACAAGGCCCGGCCGCTTGAGGCGGTCGCCGGCGCCGACTGCTATGTGATCCATAGCCTGCACGGCGGCCCGGACCAGAGCGCCAACGACAAGCTCTGCCGGCTGCTGTTCTTCATCGGCGCGTTGAAGGACGCCGGCGCTGCGCGGGTGACCGCCGTGGCGCCCTACCTCTGCTATTCGCGCAAGGACCGGCGGACCAAGCCGTTCGACCCACTGACCACGCGCTACGTCGCGGCGCTCTTCGAGGCGATGGGGACCGATGCGCTGGTGACGCTCGAGGTCCACAATCCGGCGGCTTTCGAGAACGCCTTTCGCGGCCGCGGGGTCACCCTGCCGGCGGCCGCGCTTTTACTCGATGCCGCGATGCGGTTTCGCGACGAACCATTGTGCGTGCTGTCGCCGGACCCGGGGGGCGTGAAGCGCGCCGAGCTGTTCCGCGAGGCCCTGGAGGCGAGGGCCGGCAAGCCCATCGGCAAGGCGTTCGCCGACAAACATCGCAGCGCCGGAGTCGTCACCGGCGACCTGCTGGTCGGCGATGTGAAGGACGCCACCGTGCTCCTGATCGACGACCTCATCAGCACGGGCGGGACCCTGGTCCGTGCAGCCCGGGCCGCCAAGCAGGCGGGCGCGCGGCGGGTGATCGCCATGGCCGCCCACGGACTGTTCATGCCGGGCGCGGCCGAAGCCCTGGCCGACCCCGCCATCGAGCGGGTGGTGGTGACCGACGCCGTGCCCGCGTTTCGGCTGGAGGGCTGCGCAGTCGCCGGGAAGATTGAGATCGTGGCCTGCGCGCCCCTGCTGGCAGAGGCGATCTCGCGCCTCGCGACGGACGCGCCGCTTACGGACCTGTTGGTTTACTGA
- a CDS encoding BON domain-containing protein, with the protein MDAKTLQEIVSIEVERVSGGAPVKASVVEGVVTLTGEVKDDARRVLIEQELLRLPEVLDVHNHLHVPTPGGDVQTQFLALLERAGVPTSGMKLEEHEGVVVLLGRASSWFDRDAAERLAWTLPGVRSVENRISLPPDAVQPDDDGAGDVLA; encoded by the coding sequence ATGGACGCCAAGACACTTCAGGAGATCGTCTCGATCGAGGTGGAGCGTGTGAGCGGCGGGGCGCCGGTCAAGGCGTCCGTCGTCGAAGGTGTCGTCACCCTGACCGGCGAGGTCAAGGACGACGCGCGTCGGGTTTTGATCGAGCAGGAACTGCTGCGGCTGCCCGAGGTCCTGGACGTCCACAACCACCTGCATGTGCCGACGCCGGGCGGCGACGTTCAAACTCAGTTCCTGGCGCTCCTGGAGCGGGCGGGCGTTCCGACGTCCGGGATGAAGCTCGAGGAGCACGAGGGGGTGGTTGTCCTCTTGGGCCGAGCGTCCAGCTGGTTCGACCGCGACGCGGCGGAGCGGCTGGCCTGGACCCTGCCCGGCGTCCGCTCGGTGGAGAACCGGATTTCTCTGCCCCCTGACGCGGTCCAGCCCGACGACGACGGCGCCGGCGACGTCCTGGCGTGA
- a CDS encoding dihydrolipoamide acetyltransferase family protein, with product MAEFLMPSLGADMEAGTLVEWLVKPGALVKRGDIVAVVETQKGAIEIEVFEEGVVERFLVEPGATVPVGTPLAVIRGEAEPAGEEAAPSPAIAAEPAAPEPVAPEPVSPAPEPPPAPSAATPEHVRISPAARRLAAERDVDLAKVSGTGPGGAIQLADIESLAAPTPASRPAPFDFTQMRAAIAAAMSRSKREIPHYYLWETVELRAASAWVAHANAEQPPDKRLLLGALFVKATAVAARAYPEFNGFFEDGSFRQSAAVHVGLAIALRGGGLAAPAIHDTADLDLDTLMARMRDLVGRVRAGRFRSSEVADPTITVSSLGERGVEALFGVIYPPQVAIVGFGKVVERPWVVDGAIGPRPVATVTLAADHRVSDGHRGALFLAEIGRLLQHPEAL from the coding sequence ATGGCCGAGTTCCTCATGCCCTCGCTCGGCGCCGACATGGAGGCCGGCACGCTCGTCGAATGGCTGGTCAAACCCGGCGCGCTGGTGAAACGCGGCGACATCGTCGCCGTGGTCGAGACCCAGAAGGGGGCCATCGAGATCGAGGTCTTCGAGGAAGGCGTCGTGGAGAGGTTCCTGGTGGAGCCGGGCGCCACCGTACCTGTCGGGACTCCGCTCGCGGTGATCCGGGGCGAAGCCGAACCGGCGGGGGAGGAAGCTGCGCCGTCGCCGGCGATCGCGGCTGAGCCTGCCGCGCCCGAACCGGTTGCGCCCGAACCCGTCTCGCCGGCCCCTGAGCCGCCGCCGGCGCCCAGCGCCGCAACTCCCGAACATGTCCGCATCTCGCCAGCCGCCCGACGGCTCGCCGCCGAGCGCGACGTCGATCTGGCGAAAGTCAGCGGCACGGGACCGGGCGGCGCGATCCAGTTAGCCGATATCGAGTCCCTGGCGGCGCCGACGCCGGCAAGCCGTCCCGCCCCGTTCGACTTCACCCAGATGCGCGCGGCGATCGCCGCGGCCATGTCGCGGTCCAAGCGCGAGATCCCGCACTACTACCTCTGGGAAACCGTGGAGCTTCGCGCCGCCAGCGCCTGGGTGGCGCACGCCAACGCCGAACAGCCGCCGGACAAGCGGCTCCTACTGGGGGCTCTGTTCGTGAAGGCGACAGCCGTCGCCGCCCGCGCCTATCCGGAATTCAACGGTTTCTTTGAAGACGGGTCCTTCCGGCAAAGCGCCGCTGTCCACGTGGGCTTGGCGATTGCCCTGCGCGGCGGTGGGCTGGCTGCGCCCGCGATCCACGATACTGCGGACCTTGACCTCGACACGCTGATGGCGCGCATGCGCGACCTGGTCGGCCGCGTGCGCGCCGGCCGGTTCCGCAGCTCCGAAGTCGCCGACCCGACGATCACCGTGTCCAGCCTCGGGGAACGCGGTGTCGAAGCGCTGTTCGGCGTGATCTACCCGCCCCAGGTGGCGATCGTAGGCTTCGGCAAGGTGGTGGAGCGCCCCTGGGTCGTCGACGGCGCAATCGGGCCGCGGCCGGTGGCGACCGTGACCCTCGCCGCCGATCACCGGGTCAGCGACGGTCATCGTGGCGCGCTGTTCCTGGCCGAGATCGGGCGGCTGCTCCAACACCCGGAGGCCCTGTGA
- a CDS encoding SDR family NAD(P)-dependent oxidoreductase produces MNRLKGKVAVITGGALGLGRATAIRMAEEGAAVAITDVLTKEANDLVDELLARDLQACSWVLDVSREDEVKRVLAEVAKRFGRIDILVNNAGVSGANKPTDQLTEAEWDHVQAINVKGVFFGVKHVIPHLRRAGGGSIINLSSIYGLVSAPDVPPYHASKGAVRMMTKTDALLYAKEKIRVNSIHPGFILTPMVEGFVRELGDEAANRVAIDALHPLGHIGEPDDIAWGCVYLASDEAKFVTGAELVIDGGYTAR; encoded by the coding sequence ATGAACAGGTTGAAGGGCAAGGTCGCGGTGATCACCGGCGGGGCGCTCGGCCTCGGGCGCGCCACCGCCATCAGGATGGCGGAGGAAGGCGCAGCGGTCGCCATCACCGATGTGCTCACAAAAGAGGCCAACGATCTCGTCGACGAACTCCTCGCTCGAGACCTGCAGGCCTGCAGTTGGGTGCTGGACGTCTCGCGCGAGGACGAGGTGAAGCGTGTGCTGGCCGAGGTCGCCAAGCGCTTCGGCCGCATCGACATCCTGGTGAACAACGCCGGCGTCTCGGGCGCGAACAAGCCCACCGACCAGCTCACCGAAGCTGAATGGGACCATGTCCAGGCTATCAACGTGAAGGGCGTGTTCTTCGGCGTGAAGCACGTGATCCCGCACCTGCGGCGCGCGGGCGGCGGCAGCATCATCAATCTGAGTTCGATCTATGGCCTGGTCAGCGCGCCCGATGTGCCGCCCTACCATGCCTCCAAGGGCGCCGTGCGGATGATGACCAAGACCGACGCCCTCCTCTACGCGAAGGAGAAGATCCGGGTGAATTCCATCCATCCGGGCTTCATCCTGACCCCGATGGTCGAGGGTTTCGTAAGGGAGCTGGGGGACGAGGCCGCCAACCGCGTCGCCATCGACGCCCTACATCCGCTCGGCCACATCGGCGAGCCGGACGACATCGCCTGGGGCTGCGTCTACCTGGCCTCGGACGAGGCCAAGTTCGTCACCGGCGCGGAGCTCGTGATCGACGGCGGCTACACGGCGCGGTGA
- the pdhA gene encoding pyruvate dehydrogenase (acetyl-transferring) E1 component subunit alpha yields the protein MSDSALKAHLTHAHVAEQLGRMIRVRAFEQACVEAYTQEKIRGFLHLYDGEEAIAVGAIPVLEPRDRIVATYREHGHALVRGVPMNAIMAEMFGKQAGCSGGRGGSMHLFDRATNFYGGNAIVGGGLPVAVGLALADRMRGEDHVTACFFGEGAAAEGEFHESLNLAALWSLPVLFVCENNLYAMGTALARSEAETDIHRKAESYRIASEVVDGMDVVAVEVAARRAIAAIRETGKPFFLECRTYRFRAHSMFDAQLYRDKAEIEVWKAKDPITRFRDWALSANLIHAEDVARLESEAAAEVQAAVAFAEAAPLEPVEDLTTHVYARERPEPPPKIAPAAPPQLTTYREAARQGIRDALLRDERVFLMGEDVGAYGGCYAVSKGLLAEFGPDRIRDTPLSEAGFTGAGVGAAMAGMRPIVELMTVNFSLLALDQILNTAATIRHMSGDQFGCPLVIRMATGAGRQLAAQHSHSLEGWYAHIPGLRILAPATVEDVRGMLSTALREPDPVLIFEHIMLYNRTGPLSPDAGAVDIDKAAIRRPGKDVSLITYGGSLWKTLEAAEALAKDGIDAEVLDLRVLRPLDDATILASVAKTRRAVIVDEGWRSGSLAAEIGMRIAERAFYDLDAPLARVCSEEVPIPYAGHLEAAALPQVDKIVAAAKAALGRA from the coding sequence ATGAGCGACTCCGCACTGAAAGCGCACCTCACCCACGCCCATGTGGCCGAGCAGCTCGGCCGCATGATCCGCGTCCGCGCCTTCGAACAGGCGTGCGTCGAGGCCTACACCCAGGAGAAGATCCGCGGTTTCTTGCACCTCTACGACGGCGAAGAGGCCATCGCGGTCGGCGCCATCCCGGTCCTGGAGCCGCGGGATCGGATCGTCGCCACCTACCGCGAGCACGGCCATGCGCTGGTCCGCGGGGTGCCGATGAACGCGATCATGGCGGAGATGTTCGGCAAGCAGGCGGGCTGCAGCGGCGGACGCGGCGGATCGATGCACCTGTTCGACCGCGCCACCAACTTCTACGGCGGCAACGCCATCGTGGGCGGCGGGCTGCCCGTCGCGGTGGGTTTGGCCCTGGCCGACCGCATGCGCGGCGAGGACCACGTCACCGCCTGCTTTTTCGGCGAGGGCGCGGCCGCCGAGGGCGAGTTCCACGAAAGCCTCAATCTCGCGGCGCTCTGGAGCCTGCCGGTGCTCTTCGTCTGCGAGAACAATCTCTACGCCATGGGCACGGCCCTCGCCCGCTCCGAGGCGGAGACCGACATCCATCGCAAGGCGGAGAGCTACCGCATCGCCTCCGAGGTCGTGGACGGCATGGATGTCGTCGCCGTGGAAGTCGCCGCCCGCCGCGCGATCGCAGCGATCCGCGAGACCGGCAAGCCGTTCTTTCTGGAATGCCGCACATATCGCTTCCGCGCGCACTCCATGTTCGACGCCCAGCTCTATCGGGACAAGGCCGAGATCGAGGTCTGGAAGGCGAAAGACCCGATCACGCGCTTCCGCGACTGGGCGCTCTCGGCGAACCTGATCCACGCCGAGGACGTCGCGCGCCTGGAGAGCGAGGCCGCGGCCGAGGTCCAGGCGGCGGTCGCCTTCGCCGAGGCCGCGCCGCTGGAACCGGTCGAGGATCTCACGACCCACGTCTATGCCCGGGAGCGGCCGGAGCCGCCGCCCAAGATCGCCCCGGCCGCGCCGCCGCAACTGACCACCTACCGCGAAGCCGCCAGGCAGGGCATCCGTGACGCGCTGCTCCGAGACGAGCGTGTGTTCCTCATGGGCGAGGACGTGGGCGCCTATGGGGGCTGCTACGCAGTCTCAAAGGGGCTTCTGGCGGAGTTCGGTCCCGACCGCATCCGCGACACCCCGCTCTCCGAGGCGGGCTTCACCGGCGCGGGCGTGGGCGCGGCCATGGCCGGCATGCGGCCCATCGTCGAGCTGATGACCGTGAATTTCAGCCTGCTGGCGCTCGACCAGATCCTCAATACCGCCGCCACCATCCGGCACATGTCGGGCGACCAGTTCGGCTGCCCGCTGGTGATCCGCATGGCGACCGGCGCCGGCCGCCAGCTCGCAGCCCAACATTCCCACAGCCTTGAGGGCTGGTACGCCCACATCCCCGGCTTGCGGATCCTGGCGCCGGCCACCGTCGAGGATGTCCGCGGAATGCTGTCGACAGCTCTGCGGGAACCGGACCCGGTGCTGATCTTCGAGCACATCATGCTCTACAACCGGACGGGTCCGCTCTCGCCGGACGCCGGCGCCGTCGATATCGACAAGGCCGCTATCCGCCGGCCCGGCAAGGACGTGAGCTTGATCACCTATGGCGGTTCGCTGTGGAAGACCCTGGAGGCGGCGGAGGCTCTGGCGAAAGATGGCATCGACGCCGAGGTCCTGGATCTGCGCGTCCTGCGCCCCCTGGATGACGCCACGATCCTGGCCTCCGTGGCCAAGACCCGCCGCGCCGTGATCGTCGACGAGGGCTGGCGCTCGGGCTCGCTGGCCGCGGAGATCGGCATGCGGATCGCGGAACGGGCGTTCTATGACCTCGATGCGCCATTGGCCCGGGTGTGCTCCGAGGAGGTTCCGATCCCGTATGCCGGTCACCTGGAGGCGGCGGCCCTGCCGCAGGTCGACAAGATCGTCGCCGCCGCGAAAGCGGCCCTGGGGCGGGCCTGA
- a CDS encoding host attachment protein, translating to MDEFGVTWIVTADAVEARFFSEPVRAGALRELPDLRMTASNAERGAGRRQGATVHQRVGAGRHGAGERSPEHEAERRFMTRVATRLMVSAGRGDFDRLVLMGPPHALGALKSALPASVAARLEVTDPHERKQDDAESLRRHLREARARA from the coding sequence ATGGACGAGTTCGGCGTGACCTGGATCGTGACAGCCGACGCAGTGGAGGCGCGGTTCTTTTCCGAACCCGTGCGGGCCGGCGCGCTGCGCGAGCTGCCGGATCTGCGGATGACCGCGAGCAACGCCGAGCGCGGCGCCGGGCGCCGCCAGGGGGCCACCGTGCATCAGCGCGTCGGCGCGGGGCGCCATGGCGCGGGCGAGCGCTCGCCCGAACACGAGGCCGAGCGGCGGTTCATGACGCGAGTGGCCACGCGTCTCATGGTGAGCGCCGGGCGCGGCGACTTCGACCGACTCGTGCTGATGGGTCCGCCGCACGCCTTGGGAGCCCTCAAGAGCGCGCTGCCGGCATCCGTGGCGGCGCGGTTGGAAGTCACCGATCCGCACGAGCGCAAGCAGGACGACGCGGAGTCCCTGCGTCGCCATCTCCGCGAAGCCCGCGCCCGCGCATGA
- a CDS encoding 1-phosphofructokinase family hexose kinase: MPIVVTLTPNPAVDISTSVDRVEPVRKLRCSGESRDPGGGGINVARVASRLGARAIAIYPAGGFTGQRLESLVQGEGVESLVVPIQGETREDLTVLDETTHEEYRFVLPGPHLRDVEWMACLKVLAEMELKPDFICASGSLPPGAPEDFYARVAEIAEIRGVRFALDTSGPALKAALRDRVHLIKPNLAELRELVAGALDEDRSLIGACRALIAQGRTEVVALTLGAQGALLVVADAAWRARPLPIRPLSTVGAGDSFLGAMVWALASKLRLEEAFRYGAAAGAAALLAPGTDLCGAANVRRFLPQIEIERIDEPSVAA; the protein is encoded by the coding sequence ATGCCCATCGTCGTGACCCTGACCCCGAATCCGGCCGTCGATATCTCCACCTCGGTGGATCGGGTCGAGCCCGTGCGGAAGTTGCGTTGCAGCGGCGAAAGCCGGGATCCGGGCGGCGGCGGTATCAATGTCGCACGCGTCGCGAGCCGGCTGGGGGCGCGGGCCATCGCCATCTATCCCGCCGGCGGCTTCACCGGCCAGCGCCTGGAGTCGCTCGTCCAAGGCGAAGGCGTCGAGAGCCTCGTCGTTCCGATTCAGGGCGAGACGCGGGAAGACCTGACCGTGCTCGACGAGACCACCCACGAGGAATACCGCTTCGTGCTCCCAGGCCCGCACCTGCGCGACGTCGAGTGGATGGCGTGCCTCAAGGTCCTGGCGGAAATGGAGTTGAAGCCGGACTTCATCTGCGCCAGCGGCAGCCTGCCGCCGGGCGCCCCCGAGGACTTCTATGCGCGCGTCGCCGAGATCGCCGAAATCCGCGGCGTGCGGTTCGCGCTCGACACCTCCGGTCCGGCGCTCAAGGCCGCGCTCCGCGACCGCGTGCATCTGATCAAGCCCAACCTGGCCGAACTGCGCGAGCTTGTCGCCGGCGCCCTGGACGAGGACCGCTCGCTGATCGGCGCGTGCCGCGCGCTCATCGCGCAGGGCCGGACCGAGGTCGTGGCCCTGACCTTAGGCGCGCAGGGGGCCTTGCTGGTGGTGGCCGACGCGGCCTGGCGCGCGCGGCCCCTGCCGATCCGGCCCCTGAGCACGGTCGGCGCCGGCGACAGCTTCCTGGGCGCCATGGTCTGGGCCCTGGCGTCGAAGCTGAGGCTGGAGGAGGCCTTCCGCTATGGCGCGGCCGCCGGGGCCGCCGCGCTCCTGGCCCCCGGAACCGACCTCTGCGGGGCGGCGAATGTGCGCCGCTTCCTGCCTCAGATTGAGATCGAGCGGATCGACGAGCCCTCGGTCGCGGCATGA
- the acsA gene encoding acetate--CoA ligase: MTWPLIRKTSGERALANLKDYDGAVAGFSWDAARAELAGFADGGLNIAHEALDRHVQSGRGAQLALRWIGRDDTVLDFTYAELTAEANRFANVLRSLGLGKGDRVYSLLGRTPELYIAALGTVKAGAVFTPLFSAFGPEPIRARMEIGEATVLVTSEALYRRKVESWRADLASLRHVLLTGCAAESPSGTVVLKSAMADAEPAFATVHTAPEDMALLHFTSGTTGRPKGAVHVHEAVVAHHITGRTALDLRPGDVYWCTADPGWVTGTSYGIISPLTNGVTLIVDEAEFDPERWRDILREQAVTVWYTAPTAIRMLMKAWAQDPRPFDAPALRFMASVGEPLNPEAVVWGVEAFGKPFHDNWWQTETGGIMIANFAAMDIKPGSMGRPLPGVTAGIVERMPDGSVREVEKPMALGELALRPGWPSIMRGYLHEEARFRKCFANGLYLTGDLAMRDSDGYYWFVGRADDVIKSAGHLIGPFEVESVLMEHAAVAEAAVIGLPDPVSGEVVKGYVALKVGLEPGEDLRREILGHARKRLGAAVAPKDIAFRQNLPKTRSGKIMRRLLKARELGLPEGDLSTLESEER, encoded by the coding sequence ATGACCTGGCCCCTCATCCGCAAGACGTCGGGAGAGCGGGCGCTCGCGAACCTCAAGGACTATGACGGCGCGGTCGCCGGTTTCTCGTGGGACGCGGCGCGGGCCGAACTCGCCGGATTCGCCGACGGCGGCCTCAACATCGCCCACGAGGCCCTCGACCGACATGTCCAGTCCGGCCGCGGCGCGCAACTGGCCCTGCGCTGGATCGGCCGTGACGACACCGTCCTGGACTTCACCTATGCGGAGCTGACGGCCGAGGCGAACCGGTTCGCCAACGTGCTGCGGAGCCTGGGTCTGGGGAAGGGAGATCGGGTCTACAGCCTGCTCGGCCGCACGCCCGAGCTCTACATTGCGGCCTTGGGGACGGTGAAGGCGGGCGCCGTGTTCACGCCCCTCTTCTCGGCGTTCGGGCCCGAGCCGATCCGCGCCCGAATGGAGATCGGCGAGGCGACTGTCCTGGTCACCTCCGAGGCGCTTTATCGGCGGAAGGTCGAGTCCTGGCGCGCTGACCTGGCGAGCCTTCGCCACGTTCTGCTCACCGGTTGCGCGGCGGAGTCACCGAGCGGGACGGTCGTGCTGAAGTCCGCGATGGCCGATGCGGAACCGGCGTTCGCGACCGTCCACACGGCGCCCGAAGACATGGCGCTGCTGCACTTCACAAGCGGCACCACCGGGCGTCCGAAGGGCGCCGTGCACGTCCATGAGGCGGTGGTGGCGCACCACATCACCGGCCGCACCGCCCTCGATTTGCGGCCGGGCGACGTCTACTGGTGCACCGCCGATCCCGGCTGGGTGACCGGCACTTCCTACGGGATCATTTCGCCGCTCACCAATGGCGTCACCCTTATCGTCGACGAGGCGGAGTTCGACCCGGAGCGCTGGCGGGACATCCTGCGCGAGCAGGCGGTGACCGTCTGGTACACTGCCCCGACCGCCATCCGCATGCTGATGAAGGCCTGGGCGCAGGACCCGCGCCCCTTCGATGCCCCGGCGCTGCGGTTCATGGCCAGCGTGGGCGAGCCGCTGAACCCGGAAGCCGTGGTCTGGGGCGTCGAGGCCTTCGGCAAGCCGTTCCACGACAACTGGTGGCAGACCGAGACCGGCGGCATCATGATCGCCAACTTCGCCGCCATGGACATCAAGCCCGGCTCCATGGGCCGCCCCCTGCCCGGCGTCACCGCGGGAATCGTCGAGCGCATGCCCGACGGGTCCGTGCGCGAGGTGGAGAAGCCCATGGCCCTGGGCGAACTGGCGCTCCGCCCCGGGTGGCCATCGATCATGCGCGGCTACCTCCACGAAGAGGCTCGCTTCCGCAAGTGCTTCGCCAACGGCTTGTACCTGACCGGCGACCTCGCGATGCGGGACTCCGACGGCTACTATTGGTTCGTCGGCCGCGCCGACGACGTGATCAAGAGCGCCGGCCACCTGATTGGTCCCTTCGAGGTCGAGAGCGTGCTCATGGAGCACGCCGCCGTCGCCGAGGCCGCCGTGATCGGCCTGCCCGACCCGGTCTCCGGCGAGGTCGTGAAGGGTTATGTGGCCCTGAAGGTCGGCCTGGAACCTGGCGAAGATCTCCGCCGCGAGATCCTCGGCCACGCGCGCAAGCGCCTGGGCGCGGCCGTCGCGCCGAAGGACATCGCATTCCGCCAGAACCTGCCCAAGACCCGTAGCGGAAAGATCATGCGCCGGCTGCTCAAGGCCCGGGAGTTGGGTCTGCCCGAGGGCGACCTCTCCACCCTGGAAAGCGAGGAGCGATGA
- a CDS encoding universal stress protein, producing MTQTKERTAAEIVTRPSSYATLLVHAEPGLVASHRVEVAGRLARDLGARLIGLGAETLEPIPTADPITGFAAAEWVVLAQEQVGKNLEAAEAVFRRDAGGADIEWRVVQDYPGRALIGLARAADLIVVGPRAAASLTRTADPADVVMGAGRPVLMVPDGQHHLRARTVVIAWKDTRESRRAVADALPFLQRAEDVIVHAVCKSDEADRMAFEVDDVVANLKRHGVEARALITTSTPEGVAGEIEQVAKSNNADLIVCGAYGHTRLREWAFGGVTDDLMNRPGCFVLMSH from the coding sequence ATGACCCAGACCAAGGAACGGACCGCTGCCGAAATCGTGACTCGCCCGAGTAGCTACGCCACCCTGCTGGTCCACGCCGAGCCCGGCCTTGTAGCGTCGCACCGCGTCGAGGTCGCCGGCCGGCTCGCGCGAGACCTGGGCGCGCGGCTGATCGGCCTGGGCGCGGAAACGCTGGAGCCGATCCCGACGGCCGACCCGATCACCGGCTTCGCGGCGGCCGAATGGGTAGTCCTCGCCCAGGAGCAGGTCGGAAAGAACCTTGAGGCGGCCGAAGCCGTCTTCCGTCGCGACGCCGGCGGCGCCGACATCGAGTGGCGCGTGGTCCAGGACTATCCGGGCCGGGCTTTGATCGGCCTAGCCCGCGCCGCGGACCTGATCGTCGTGGGGCCGCGGGCCGCTGCCAGCCTGACCCGTACGGCCGACCCCGCCGACGTGGTGATGGGCGCCGGCCGTCCAGTGCTGATGGTCCCGGACGGCCAGCATCACCTGAGGGCCCGGACGGTGGTGATCGCCTGGAAGGACACCCGAGAAAGCCGGCGCGCCGTCGCAGACGCCCTGCCCTTCCTACAGCGGGCCGAGGACGTCATCGTCCACGCGGTCTGCAAGTCGGACGAAGCCGACCGGATGGCGTTTGAGGTGGATGACGTGGTCGCCAATCTCAAGCGCCACGGCGTCGAGGCTCGCGCCCTCATCACGACCAGCACGCCGGAAGGCGTCGCCGGGGAGATCGAGCAGGTGGCCAAGTCCAACAACGCCGACCTGATCGTCTGCGGCGCCTACGGCCATACGCGTCTGCGCGAGTGGGCCTTCGGCGGCGTGACCGACGACCTCATGAATCGGCCGGGATGCTTCGTGCTGATGAGCCACTGA
- a CDS encoding helix-turn-helix domain-containing protein, whose product MTLALPLSDPRAARPATALTDAFDRLGMRMPFVRNAEIYAQEDEAELLYRLVRGVVRTSRLTVEGRRQVGAFYYPGDIFGLEPGPDHRFAAEALTLCEIQVVRRATVRAFAGDAEVDRAILEATYLELERLQDHVMMLGRKSARERVGSFLMSLARSREESHVELPMSRQDMADYLGLTIETVSRMLTQLQGEAIVEFPSSRRFQIRKWAALQALAA is encoded by the coding sequence ATGACCCTGGCCCTTCCCTTGAGCGATCCTCGCGCGGCCCGTCCGGCCACGGCCCTCACCGACGCCTTTGACCGGCTCGGCATGCGCATGCCCTTTGTCCGCAATGCGGAAATCTACGCCCAGGAGGATGAGGCCGAACTGCTGTATCGCTTGGTGCGTGGCGTGGTCCGCACCAGCAGACTGACCGTTGAGGGCCGTCGCCAGGTGGGCGCCTTCTACTATCCCGGCGACATCTTCGGGCTGGAGCCCGGACCGGACCACCGTTTCGCGGCGGAGGCCCTCACCCTCTGTGAAATCCAGGTTGTGCGGCGGGCCACCGTGCGGGCTTTCGCCGGCGACGCGGAGGTCGACCGCGCAATTCTGGAAGCCACCTACTTGGAACTTGAGCGCCTTCAGGACCACGTGATGATGCTGGGCCGCAAGAGCGCCCGGGAGCGCGTCGGCAGCTTCCTGATGTCGCTCGCCCGCAGCCGTGAGGAGAGCCATGTGGAGCTACCCATGAGCCGGCAGGACATGGCCGACTATCTCGGCCTAACCATCGAGACCGTCTCGCGCATGCTCACCCAGTTGCAGGGCGAGGCGATCGTCGAGTTTCCCTCCTCGCGGCGCTTCCAAATCCGGAAATGGGCCGCATTGCAGGCCCTCGCGGCCTAG